A DNA window from Mya arenaria isolate MELC-2E11 chromosome 17, ASM2691426v1 contains the following coding sequences:
- the LOC128224739 gene encoding uncharacterized protein LOC128224739 isoform X2 codes for METINLSEAAFTYGLPERVRSDKGGENVSVAGMMLEKRGVGSFIVGRSVHNQRIERLWRDVWDGCIGLFYKLFCMMEDTGILLPQNDDHLKALHYIYLPRIQQHMDTFRSAYTRRPLRTANSRTPMQLWISGLLIDPRTNLNMDELINFGRDDTEYGCGVNGTYSVDLELLDDVSNLLSTHVDPLSYSENHGIDLFTTARDIL; via the exons ATGGAAACCATAAACTTATCAG AAGCAGCGTTCACCTATGGTCTTCCAGAGCGTGTTCGGTCGGACAAAGGTGGCGAGAATGTCAGTGTAGCAGGAATGATGCTGGAAAAAAGAGGTGTTGGTAGCTTCATAGTTGGTAGAAGTGTGCACAACCAAAG AATTGAAAGGCTGTGGAGGGATGTGTGGGATGGTTGTATCGGTTTATTCTACAAGCTGTTTTGTATGATGGAAGATACTGGTATATTGCTCCCACAAAACGATGACCATTTAAAGGCACTGCATTACATATATCTGCCGCGCATCCAACAACACATGGATACATTCCGCAGCGCATACACCAGGAGACCCTTGAGAACTGCAAACAGCAGGACACCAATGCAGCTCTGGATATCAGGGTTACTGATTGATCCCCGCACAAATTTGAACATG GATGAGCTGATCAACTTTGGCAGAGATGACACAGAATATGGATGTGGTGTGAATGGCACATATTCGGTCGATTTAGAACTACTTGATGATGTTTCGAATTTACTTAGCACACACGTTGACCCTCTATCATATTCAGAGAATCATGGAATTGATTTATTCACGACTGCTCGCGATATTTTGTAG
- the LOC128224739 gene encoding uncharacterized protein LOC128224739 isoform X3, producing METINLSERVRSDKGGENVSVAGMMLEKRGVGSFIVGRSVHNQRIERLWRDVWDGCIGLFYKLFCMMEDTGILLPQNDDHLKALHYIYLPRIQQHMDTFRSAYTRRPLRTANSRTPMQLWISGLLIDPRTNLNMDELINFGRDDTEYGCGVNGTYSVDLELLDDVSNLLSTHVDPLSYSENHGIDLFTTARDIL from the exons ATGGAAACCATAAACTTATCAG AGCGTGTTCGGTCGGACAAAGGTGGCGAGAATGTCAGTGTAGCAGGAATGATGCTGGAAAAAAGAGGTGTTGGTAGCTTCATAGTTGGTAGAAGTGTGCACAACCAAAG AATTGAAAGGCTGTGGAGGGATGTGTGGGATGGTTGTATCGGTTTATTCTACAAGCTGTTTTGTATGATGGAAGATACTGGTATATTGCTCCCACAAAACGATGACCATTTAAAGGCACTGCATTACATATATCTGCCGCGCATCCAACAACACATGGATACATTCCGCAGCGCATACACCAGGAGACCCTTGAGAACTGCAAACAGCAGGACACCAATGCAGCTCTGGATATCAGGGTTACTGATTGATCCCCGCACAAATTTGAACATG GATGAGCTGATCAACTTTGGCAGAGATGACACAGAATATGGATGTGGTGTGAATGGCACATATTCGGTCGATTTAGAACTACTTGATGATGTTTCGAATTTACTTAGCACACACGTTGACCCTCTATCATATTCAGAGAATCATGGAATTGATTTATTCACGACTGCTCGCGATATTTTGTAG
- the LOC128224739 gene encoding uncharacterized protein LOC128224739 isoform X1, whose protein sequence is MVIHGGIDGYSRLPVFLKVSDNNRSETVLNAFQEAAFTYGLPERVRSDKGGENVSVAGMMLEKRGVGSFIVGRSVHNQRIERLWRDVWDGCIGLFYKLFCMMEDTGILLPQNDDHLKALHYIYLPRIQQHMDTFRSAYTRRPLRTANSRTPMQLWISGLLIDPRTNLNMDELINFGRDDTEYGCGVNGTYSVDLELLDDVSNLLSTHVDPLSYSENHGIDLFTTARDIL, encoded by the exons ATGGTCATCCATGGGGGAATAGATGGGTATTCAAGACTTCCAGTATTCTTAAAAGTCAGTGATAACAACCGTTCTGAAACAGTGCTCAATGCATTTCAAGAAGCAGCGTTCACCTATGGTCTTCCAGAGCGTGTTCGGTCGGACAAAGGTGGCGAGAATGTCAGTGTAGCAGGAATGATGCTGGAAAAAAGAGGTGTTGGTAGCTTCATAGTTGGTAGAAGTGTGCACAACCAAAG AATTGAAAGGCTGTGGAGGGATGTGTGGGATGGTTGTATCGGTTTATTCTACAAGCTGTTTTGTATGATGGAAGATACTGGTATATTGCTCCCACAAAACGATGACCATTTAAAGGCACTGCATTACATATATCTGCCGCGCATCCAACAACACATGGATACATTCCGCAGCGCATACACCAGGAGACCCTTGAGAACTGCAAACAGCAGGACACCAATGCAGCTCTGGATATCAGGGTTACTGATTGATCCCCGCACAAATTTGAACATG GATGAGCTGATCAACTTTGGCAGAGATGACACAGAATATGGATGTGGTGTGAATGGCACATATTCGGTCGATTTAGAACTACTTGATGATGTTTCGAATTTACTTAGCACACACGTTGACCCTCTATCATATTCAGAGAATCATGGAATTGATTTATTCACGACTGCTCGCGATATTTTGTAG